The Impatiens glandulifera chromosome 8, dImpGla2.1, whole genome shotgun sequence genome includes a window with the following:
- the LOC124912750 gene encoding spermidine coumaroyl-CoA acyltransferase-like produces MANNDQAFVVDKKDIFLVKPSKPTPSCVLSFSSIDNDYNIELLVYTIHVYKASHDKDNNLLDDPACLIKDALSRVLVYYYPMAGKLKRNIDGKLRITCNADGVPYVEAIASCSLSSLNYLDGIDLQTAREFVVNYPNQSESGYHPLVVQVTKFSCGGFAIGMGLCHAICDGVSASQFLRALSDLVKGENEPLVKPVWERELLVVEPCEESIELPFKKSTLANSPYLPTIDLLHEFFNISGETIKKMRSSLIVKGDDIDIGVTRNNFTSLEIISAYIWRSMFRGLDLNSDGDTVFTIITGIRHILKNPPLPQGYYGNSIVLVSSEMSGKQLNEGPFIEVVETIKESKKNASNPDYIWKAISITESITRAKPVFKNNGACVFLTDWRHLGFMEVDFGSGEPVNLMVLPWSASFYVGMCLLLPSCKLDAKMKGGMRVYLTLPRAAMAKMRDEMDAIEQMDYIK; encoded by the coding sequence ATGGCGAATAATGATCAAGCTTTCGTGGTTGACAAGAAAGATATTTTTCTCGTTAAACCTTCAAAACCAACACCATCGTGTGTTCTCTCGTTCTCTTCTATCGACAATGACTACAATATCGAGTTACTTGTCTACACCATTCATGTCTACAAGGCAAGTCATGATAAAGATAATAACTTGCTTGATGATCCGGCTTGCCTCATCAAGGATGCCCTCTCTAGGGTACTCGTGTACTACTACCCGATGGCCGGGAAACTCAAGAGGAACATAGATGGAAAACTCCGAATCACTTGTAATGCCGACGGTGTACCCTACGTGGAGGCTATTGCATCTTGTTCCCTTTCTTCACTTAATTACCTAGACGGTATTGACTTGCAAACTGCGAGAGAGTTTGTTGTCAACTATCCTAATCAAAGCGAATCCGGTTATCACCCGCTTGTCGTGCAAGTTACCAAGTTTTCTTGTGGCGGTTTCGCCATAGGGATGGGCTTGTGCCATGCTATATGTGACGGGGTGAGTGCTTCCCAATTTCTTAGAGCATTGTCCGATCTTGTCAAAGGAGAGAACGAGCCATTGGTGAAACCAGTATGGGAGAGGGAACTATTAGTTGTGGAACCTTGTGAAGAATCCATTGAACTTCCATTTAAAAAAAGCACCTTAGCAAATTCCCCATATTTACCCACCATTGATCTCCTTCACGAGTTCTTCAACATAAGCGGCGAGACTATAAAGAAAATGAGGTCGAGTTTGATAGTAAAAGGCGATGATATTGATATCGGAGTCACGAGAAACAACTTCACTAGCCTTGAAATAATTAGTGCTTATATTTGGAGGTCAATGTTTAGGGGCTTAGATTTAAACTCAGATGGTGACACTGTCTTTACTATCATCACCGGGATAAGACACATACTGAAAAATCCTCCGTTGCCTCAAGGGTACTATGGTAATTCTATAGTGCTTGTCAGCTCTGAGATGTCGGGAAAACAACTTAACGAGGGTCCATTTATTGAGGTTGTAGAGACTATCAAAGAAAGCAAAAAGAATGCCTCCAATCCGGATTACATTTGGAAAGCGATAAGTATAACCGAGTCAATAACACGAGCCAAACCTGTTTTCAAAAATAACGGTGCGTGTGTTTTCTTGACGGATTGGAGGCACCTAGGGTTTATGGAGGTGGATTTTGGGTCGGGGGAGCCCGTCAACCTTATGGTGTTGCCTTGGAGTGCAAGTTTTTACGTGGGCATGTGCTTGCTTCTTCCTTCATGCAAACTCGATGCCAAGATGAAAGGTGGGATGAGGGTGTACCTTACCCTCCCAAGGGCTGCAATGGCTAAGATGAGGGATGAAATGGATGCTATTGAACAAATGGACTACATCAAatga